From the genome of Mycobacterium kansasii ATCC 12478:
ATCGCCGTGCCCTTCGAGAGCTGGCGCACGAAGTCCTCGGCACGGAGGTCTGGGCGGGGCCTAACCAGGCATAACCAGGTCTAACCGGGCCTGAGCTGGCCTGAGCTGGGCGCGCCGGCCGGCGTTGCGAAGCCATGGTGTTCCCGCCGAAACGCTGTGATACTCGATGCAGCACCGCAGCGCGGTAGGCAGAGAAGAAGATCAAGGAGGAAGCGACGTGAACATCCGTCACGGACTGGCCGCCGGCGCGGGCATCGTCTCAGCCGTCGCACTGGCGACCGCGCTGGAATCAGGCGAACCGGCCCATGCCGTCGCGCCACCGCCCGACGGTGCTTACTCCTTCAGTGAGGCCGGCGTTTCCGGGGTTACCTGGACCATCACCGCACTATGCGACCAGCCGTCCGGAACGCGCAACATGAACGACTACTCCGACCCGGTCACGTGGGCGTTCCAGTGTGCGCTCAATATCGCGAGCACGACGCCCCAACAGATCACCCGCGCCGACAAGCTGCAGAACTTCAGCGCCAGGGCTCGGCTGACCAGTGTCCTGTGGACCTTCCAGGTGAACCAGGCAGAGGGCGTGTTATGCCCCGACGGCAGCACCGCGCCATCGACCGAAACCTATGCGTTCAGCGACGAGAACATGAGCGGCACGCACACCACCTTGCATGGCGCGGTCTGTGGTCTGGCGCCGGACATGAAAAAGGAACCGTTCTCGCTCCAGCTGGTGGGGCCGCCGCCCAGCCCGATCGAACGGTACCCGTTGCGCTGCAACCAAATTGCGATCTGCTACTGACCGGCGACGGAGCAGCAGGACTGCGGGCGCGAGCATCGACAGTGCGCTCGTCGGCTGTCGACGGGCGCCTGAGTACCCTAGCCGGAACTACACAGCGTGGTGTTGCTGACGCCAGTAGTCCGGATGTTCGGCCAGCCACCGACGCTCCACGCGTTGCACCCGGTGATGCTCGGCCATGATCAACAAACCACCGGCGATCAGCAAACCCGCCGCGGCCGAGCCCAGCGTCAGTAGCAGCTCGCGATGGTTGTAGGCCAGGGAAGCCACAATCCCGGCCAGGCCGATCACGCCGAGGACGATGAGGAACAACCCCGGCAGCCACAGCGTGTCGATAAACGATTCACCGGCATGCGGTTGGGTGGTTCGGGAGTGTTCCACCGGATCGCGATATGCACCCTTCATTGCGTCTCCCTTCTCCAAGAGACGCCTCTAGGGTACGCCTAGATTGTGCGCCAGGTCACAGATAATTTTTCCGGGTCGCGCAGCTGCGTCGGCTCCGGCCTCGATCGCTCAGGACGGGGCTCAGATCGGCGTGATGTAGGCGATCAGCCACTTGCCGTCGATCCGTTTGTAGTCCACCCGCAGCCGGCTGCCGTCGTAGAGCGGCTGGCGCGACTTGTCGGTCACGGTGCGGTTCATGTACACCATCACCGACGCCGAATTTCGTTGCACCGACATCACTCCCACGCCGACGACACTGGCCTGAACCACCACCTCGCGCTTCTTGGCTTCCGGGATGATCTGCGCGTTGGCGCTGCGCTTGAACTCCTGGCGATAGTCGGGCGTCAAGAACGGATACGCGTCGTTGAGGCTGCGTTCCACCGTCTGGTAGTCGTAGGCGAACACCTTCGGTATCTGGTCGGCGGCCACCTTCGGCAACTCCGCCCGCGCAATCCGCTCGCCGGTGGTCTCGACCCGGTCCCAGTAGAACCACCCACCGGCCGCGGCCAGTCCCACGATCGCGGCGACTAGCAGGACACCGGCAACAGCACCCAGCGCACGCCATACGGGCCGCATTCGCATCAGTTGCCCCCGTCGGGATACTTCAGGTCGTAGCCGGTCATCCGTCCGGTCTCGTCCTCGTGCACGATGACCCGTAACCGGTAGGGCATGGACGGCTTGTTGACGCCGTCGATGTCGGCAACCGTCACCCGTACCGAAACCAGCACCGAAGCGTTGTCGCTGACGGTGTCGATGCCTTCCAGTGCGGCACCGTTGATGACGGCCTCGGACGTGGCGTTGGTGGCGCGGAACAGACCTTTGAGGTTGTCGACGTTGTTGTTGGCGCTCAGCATCCCGCGCAGCGGACCGCTGGTGCTGTTGACGAATCGGTTGACGGCCTCGTCGATGGTGTTCGGCGTGTAGCTGAACATGTTGACCACCAGCTGCGTGGCGGTGTCGACGAAGCGTCGTTCGCGGGCCTGCTCGGCGTCGGCGTCGCGGTGCTGGCCGACCAGGGCCAGCACCCCCCAGCCCAGCGCGGCGATGACCACCACCGCGGCGGCCAGCGAGATCCAGGCCACCAGCCTGCCCCGGGCCCGTCGCCGGGGCGGCGGCCGGACCGCCGACCGGGCCTTGACCGCCGTGACCGGCTTGGCCGGCCGCTTCGGCTCGGCCATGGACGTGACCTCGACGGGGGTTTCGGCTGCTTCACGCTGGCTCGATGCGGCTTTAGCCGGACCCGCCGCGCGAGACGCCCGCCGGCGCACCCGCTGCGCGCCCGGCTGCTGTGGTGCCACTACATAGCCTTCGGAGCAAGCATGAGGTCCACCCAATTCTCCGCGCTGGACGCGCCGTTGATGCCAGGCGCGAAGATACCAGTGCCGCCGGCCGGGTCCTTGAAGACTCCAGTGCTCTGGTCATAGGTCGTGTAAGCCTGGCCGCTGGCTTGCGGTTCCGGTCCGGTGCCCACCGGCGGGGGCGGCGGCGGCAGCGTCTTCGGGTATGGAAGCAGCGGTGGCTGCGGTGGGTAATCCGGCGGCATCCACGACGTGAAGGGCGGCGGCGGGCCGTTGTCGTTGGGCGGCGGCGCCGGCTGCGCCGGCTGGTGCGGCGCCGGTCCGGGACCGGGGACCACACCCGGTGGCGGTGGCCCGGCGATCGGCGTGCCCGGGTCCGGATCGGCGTCCGGCGGAATGTAGGGAAACTTGTTGGGCGGCAACACGTTCAGTCCATCGGTTACCGGTGTGTCGTACGGAACCGGCGGCCCGCGC
Proteins encoded in this window:
- the usfY gene encoding protein UsfY, translating into MKGAYRDPVEHSRTTQPHAGESFIDTLWLPGLFLIVLGVIGLAGIVASLAYNHRELLLTLGSAAAGLLIAGGLLIMAEHHRVQRVERRWLAEHPDYWRQQHHAV
- a CDS encoding mammalian cell entry protein produces the protein MRPVWRALGAVAGVLLVAAIVGLAAAGGWFYWDRVETTGERIARAELPKVAADQIPKVFAYDYQTVERSLNDAYPFLTPDYRQEFKRSANAQIIPEAKKREVVVQASVVGVGVMSVQRNSASVMVYMNRTVTDKSRQPLYDGSRLRVDYKRIDGKWLIAYITPI